In one window of Chloroflexota bacterium DNA:
- a CDS encoding lipoate--protein ligase family protein, translating to MNARDPQEFRLLLMPPAAGAWNMAVDEAVLEAVGRGEAPPTLRLYAWSPPCLSLGRHQPADDVDRARLASRGWAWVRRPTGGRAILHTDELTYALVAPADHPLMRGGVLPSYRRIAAGLLEALRLLGIAARMEGERSPEKQPAAMCFETPSSYEITVQGRKLLGSAQARRQGAVLQHGSLPLWGDLGRIADVLRFPDEHARKAARAAVRQRALTASEAAGREVGWWEAADAFRRGLAGALGLRFVFGVLTEGELARVEALTRR from the coding sequence ATGAACGCGCGCGATCCTCAGGAATTCCGGCTTTTGTTGATGCCGCCCGCTGCGGGCGCGTGGAATATGGCTGTGGATGAAGCCGTGCTGGAAGCCGTGGGGCGCGGGGAAGCCCCCCCGACCCTGCGGTTGTATGCCTGGTCCCCGCCGTGCCTTTCGTTGGGCCGCCACCAGCCTGCGGACGACGTGGACCGCGCGCGCCTGGCTTCCCGCGGCTGGGCGTGGGTGCGGCGGCCTACCGGCGGCCGGGCAATTTTGCATACCGATGAACTGACCTATGCCCTGGTTGCGCCTGCCGACCACCCCTTGATGCGCGGCGGCGTGTTGCCCAGTTACCGCCGCATTGCCGCGGGCCTGTTGGAGGCCCTGCGTCTGTTGGGCATTGCCGCCCGCATGGAGGGCGAACGTTCCCCCGAGAAGCAGCCTGCGGCGATGTGCTTTGAAACCCCCTCCAGTTATGAAATCACGGTGCAGGGGCGGAAACTGCTGGGCAGCGCGCAGGCGCGGCGGCAGGGGGCGGTGTTGCAGCACGGCAGCCTGCCGTTGTGGGGCGATTTGGGGCGCATTGCCGATGTTTTGCGTTTTCCCGATGAGCACGCGCGGAAAGCCGCGCGCGCGGCTGTGCGACAGCGCGCACTGACGGCTTCGGAGGCCGCTGGCCGCGAAGTGGGCTGGTGGGAAGCCGCCGACGCTTTCCGCCGCGGCCTGGCAGGTGCGTTGGGGTTGCGGTTCGTCTTTGGAGTGCTCACCGAGGGGGAATTGGCACGCGTGGAGGCGCTGACGCGCCGCTAA
- a CDS encoding Hsp20/alpha crystallin family protein, which produces MAELVRWDPFREVVSLREAMDRLLDEAFTRPLSLSLGENLAWMPQIDMYQTEDEVVVKATVPGVKPEDLHITVTGDVLTIRGEVKQEEEIKDASYHIRERRYGTFSRSLPLPVPVLIDKAKAEFENGILTLTLPKAEEVRPKTIEVKAKK; this is translated from the coding sequence ATGGCTGAACTCGTGCGGTGGGATCCCTTCCGTGAGGTGGTTTCGCTGCGGGAAGCAATGGATCGCCTCCTCGACGAAGCCTTCACCCGGCCGCTCTCGCTGAGCCTGGGCGAAAATCTGGCCTGGATGCCGCAAATTGATATGTACCAGACCGAGGACGAAGTGGTTGTCAAGGCCACGGTGCCCGGCGTGAAACCGGAAGATCTCCACATCACCGTTACGGGCGACGTGCTGACCATTCGCGGCGAAGTGAAGCAGGAAGAGGAAATCAAAGACGCTTCTTACCACATCCGTGAGCGCCGCTACGGCACCTTCTCTCGCTCGTTGCCACTGCCGGTGCCGGTGCTGATCGACAAGGCCAAAGCCGAATTTGAGAACGGCATCCTGACCTTGACACTGCCCAAGGCCGAAGAAGTGCGGCCGAAGACCATTGAGGTGAAGGCGAAGAAGTAA
- a CDS encoding ABC-F family ATP-binding cassette domain-containing protein: MLLSTPSPLAKAYGARDLFQNVRLSVPHGARIGIVGPNGVGKTTLLRILIGEEEPTEGRVQRAKGLRIGYLPQNPEAVLESAAGEVPLHDFVAAALDDLRRMEARLAEMAAAMQGDAASPESIARYGSLQAEFERRGGYTYQSRLKRVLQGMGFREADFARPLRQLSGGQRTRAYLARLLLEAPDLLVLDEPTNHLDIQAVAFLEGFLKQYEGAVLFVSHDRYFLDQVAQAIWELSPHGLETYRGNYSAYVADRRRRWEARREQWEAELARLHKDLAYIKRNIAGQNTTQAKGRLRRLSRAILALEKGGLHALQSTSWSRLSAELDVHATVMPVAEAERRLRALRFPEPQPPELHLRLDASHRSGDIVLRTHDLAVGYADAATPLFRVPDLTLRRGECVALIGPNGAGKTTFLKTILGQQPPYAGRVELGASLKIGYFAQAAAQLDPRETVLNALLRAAPRLTPAEARDHLARYLFRGDDIAKPVQALSGGERSRLVLAQLALSGANFLLLDEPTNHLDIPAQEALQSLLADYPGTILLVSHDRYLIRALASQIWEIRPQAAALIVFLGDYDAYLAAREAAPAQSKTARPTGDERQTQREREGLSKNQRRRIEREIARMEEEIAALEDALAALEARLAAPPDDPAEVRRLGEAYAAQQAELEALYARWEGLHKQLEA, encoded by the coding sequence ATGCTTCTTTCCACTCCCTCCCCTCTCGCGAAAGCCTACGGCGCGCGCGATCTATTCCAGAACGTCCGCCTCAGCGTGCCTCACGGCGCGCGCATTGGCATCGTTGGCCCCAACGGTGTGGGCAAAACCACCCTGCTGCGCATCCTCATCGGCGAAGAGGAACCCACCGAAGGCCGCGTGCAGCGCGCCAAGGGCCTGCGCATCGGCTATCTGCCGCAGAACCCCGAAGCCGTGCTGGAAAGCGCCGCGGGGGAGGTCCCCCTGCACGATTTCGTCGCGGCCGCACTGGACGACCTGCGCCGCATGGAAGCCCGCCTGGCCGAAATGGCGGCGGCCATGCAAGGCGACGCGGCTTCCCCCGAAAGCATCGCCCGCTACGGTAGCCTGCAGGCCGAATTCGAGCGCCGCGGGGGCTACACCTACCAAAGCCGCCTGAAGCGTGTTTTGCAGGGCATGGGCTTCCGCGAAGCCGATTTCGCCCGCCCCCTGCGCCAACTTTCCGGCGGCCAGCGCACCCGCGCGTACCTCGCCCGCCTGCTCCTCGAAGCCCCCGACCTGCTGGTGCTGGACGAGCCCACCAACCACCTCGACATTCAGGCCGTGGCCTTCCTGGAAGGCTTTCTGAAGCAATATGAGGGCGCGGTGCTGTTCGTTTCCCACGACCGTTACTTCCTCGACCAGGTGGCGCAGGCCATTTGGGAACTCAGCCCTCACGGGCTGGAAACCTACCGCGGCAATTACAGCGCCTACGTGGCCGACCGCCGCCGCCGTTGGGAAGCCCGCCGCGAGCAGTGGGAAGCCGAACTCGCCCGCCTGCACAAGGATTTGGCCTACATCAAGCGCAACATCGCGGGTCAGAACACCACACAGGCCAAAGGCCGCCTGCGCCGTCTGAGCCGCGCCATCCTGGCGCTGGAAAAGGGCGGTCTGCACGCGCTGCAAAGCACGTCATGGAGCCGCCTGAGCGCAGAACTGGACGTCCACGCTACGGTCATGCCGGTGGCCGAGGCCGAGCGGCGGCTGAGAGCGCTTCGTTTTCCCGAACCCCAGCCCCCCGAACTGCACCTGCGGCTGGACGCGTCCCACCGCTCCGGCGACATCGTGCTGCGCACCCACGACCTCGCGGTGGGCTACGCGGACGCGGCAACGCCCCTTTTCCGCGTGCCCGACCTCACCCTGCGCCGCGGGGAATGCGTTGCGCTCATCGGCCCCAACGGCGCGGGCAAAACCACGTTTTTGAAGACCATTTTGGGGCAGCAGCCGCCCTACGCGGGGCGGGTGGAACTCGGTGCGTCGCTGAAAATCGGCTATTTTGCCCAGGCTGCCGCGCAACTCGACCCGCGTGAAACCGTGCTGAACGCGCTGCTGCGCGCCGCGCCGCGCCTCACGCCCGCAGAAGCCCGCGACCACCTCGCCCGCTACCTCTTCCGCGGAGACGATATCGCCAAACCGGTGCAAGCCCTTTCCGGCGGCGAGCGCAGCCGGTTGGTGCTGGCGCAACTCGCGCTCAGCGGCGCGAATTTCCTGTTGCTCGATGAGCCCACCAACCACCTCGACATCCCCGCGCAGGAAGCCCTGCAAAGCCTGCTGGCCGATTACCCCGGTACGATTTTGCTGGTTTCCCACGACCGCTACCTCATCCGTGCCCTGGCATCGCAGATTTGGGAAATCCGCCCGCAGGCTGCCGCGCTCATCGTGTTTTTGGGCGACTACGACGCCTACCTGGCCGCGCGGGAAGCCGCACCCGCGCAAAGCAAAACCGCCCGCCCCACGGGGGACGAGCGACAGACCCAACGCGAGCGGGAAGGACTTTCCAAGAACCAGCGGCGGCGCATCGAGCGGGAAATCGCGCGGATGGAAGAGGAAATCGCCGCGCTGGAAGACGCGCTGGCCGCGCTGGAAGCCCGCCTGGCCGCGCCACCTGACGACCCCGCGGAAGTGCGCCGCCTGGGCGAAGCCTACGCGGCCCAACAGGCCGAACTGGAAGCCCTTTACGCTCGCTGGGAAGGGCTGCACAAGCAATTGGAGGCGTGA
- the aroB gene encoding 3-dehydroquinate synthase encodes MKYFLYGPPASGKSTLGRALAAAWGLPFVDLDDRIAAAAGKPIPRIFAEEGEPAFRRMESEALRAVTQQPGDAVVALGGGALLDAANRRRAEAAGQVLVLEATPETLLARAEAAQGQRPLLAGDSPTARARRLQELLDTREAHYRSFPLRLRTDRHSPEAALWEAQIRLGRFHLRGMTSPWAPEGYTVAVQPGVRQRVGAWLRAAGLEGPVALVSDATVAALHGDAVQASLEAAGYRVARLVFPAGEAHKTVATVQRLWEGFLQAGLERGSTVVALGGGVVGDLAGFAAATYMRGVAWVNLPATLLAMTDAGLGGKTGADLPAGKNLVGAFHPPRLVLADPEMLATLPEAEFRNGMAEVVKHGVIGDPALFALAARGARETMTAEVARGMAVKIRVIEADPYEGRQRAALNLGHTIGHGVEAASGFRLRHGEAVAIGMVAEARLAAWLGLASAALAEEIAAALKAWHLPTTIPAGLSTDAIWQAMRHDKKKAAGQLRFALPVRVGKVRVGITAPEEAIRSVLAAE; translated from the coding sequence ATGAAATATTTCCTCTACGGCCCTCCTGCTTCCGGCAAAAGCACCTTAGGGCGCGCTTTGGCTGCCGCCTGGGGGCTACCCTTCGTTGACCTCGATGACCGCATCGCCGCCGCAGCCGGCAAACCTATCCCGCGCATTTTTGCCGAAGAAGGCGAGCCCGCCTTCCGCCGCATGGAAAGCGAGGCGCTGAGGGCGGTGACGCAGCAGCCAGGCGACGCGGTGGTGGCTTTGGGCGGGGGTGCACTGCTCGACGCGGCCAACCGCCGTCGGGCCGAAGCCGCGGGCCAGGTGCTGGTGCTGGAAGCCACCCCGGAAACCTTGCTCGCCCGTGCGGAAGCCGCCCAGGGGCAGCGGCCACTGCTGGCCGGTGATTCCCCCACGGCCCGCGCCCGCCGCCTGCAGGAACTCCTGGACACACGAGAAGCCCACTACCGCAGTTTCCCCCTTCGCCTGCGCACCGACCGTCACTCACCTGAAGCCGCCCTGTGGGAAGCCCAAATTCGCCTGGGGCGCTTTCACCTGCGGGGTATGACCTCGCCGTGGGCGCCCGAAGGCTACACCGTGGCCGTGCAGCCGGGGGTGCGGCAGCGTGTGGGGGCCTGGCTGCGCGCCGCCGGACTGGAAGGGCCGGTGGCGCTGGTCAGCGACGCCACGGTGGCAGCCCTGCACGGCGACGCGGTGCAGGCTTCCCTCGAGGCTGCGGGCTATCGTGTCGCGCGGCTGGTCTTCCCCGCGGGCGAAGCCCACAAAACCGTGGCAACCGTGCAGCGCCTGTGGGAAGGCTTCCTGCAAGCCGGGCTGGAGCGCGGCAGCACCGTGGTAGCCCTGGGCGGTGGCGTGGTCGGCGACCTGGCCGGCTTTGCCGCGGCCACCTACATGCGCGGCGTGGCGTGGGTCAACCTGCCTGCCACCCTGCTGGCGATGACCGACGCGGGGCTGGGCGGCAAAACCGGCGCAGACCTGCCCGCGGGGAAGAACCTGGTGGGAGCATTCCACCCGCCCCGCCTGGTGCTGGCCGACCCCGAGATGCTCGCCACCCTGCCCGAGGCCGAGTTCCGCAACGGCATGGCCGAGGTGGTCAAGCACGGTGTCATCGGCGACCCCGCGCTGTTTGCCCTAGCTGCCCGCGGCGCGCGGGAAACCATGACCGCGGAAGTGGCGCGCGGCATGGCGGTGAAAATCCGCGTCATCGAAGCCGACCCCTACGAAGGCCGCCAGCGGGCCGCGCTCAACCTGGGGCATACCATCGGCCACGGGGTCGAAGCGGCCTCCGGCTTCCGGCTGCGGCACGGCGAGGCCGTGGCCATCGGCATGGTGGCCGAAGCCCGCCTGGCCGCCTGGCTGGGGCTGGCCTCCGCCGCGCTGGCCGAGGAAATCGCCGCCGCGTTGAAGGCATGGCACCTGCCTACCACCATCCCCGCGGGGCTTTCCACCGACGCCATCTGGCAGGCCATGCGCCACGACAAGAAAAAGGCCGCCGGGCAGTTGCGGTTTGCCCTGCCCGTGCGCGTGGGCAAGGTGCGCGTGGGCATCACGGCGCCGGAAGAGGCCATCCGCAGCGTGCTGGCCGCCGAGTAG
- a CDS encoding chorismate synthase, with product MLTLLTAGESHGPGYVAILEGLPAGLPLPAAVIDRELARRQQGYGAGPRMKIERDRVRIVGGVLEGRTTGAPLGLWLENRNHTQWAGKAVPPMTVPRPGHADLTAALKYGYADLRPALERASARETVARVAAGAVCRHLLAQFGIRIGGYVRAIGQAEADLAPAFPLDARAQAAETNDVRAPTPEAANAFHAEIQAAIKARDTVGGIVEAFALGVPPGLGTHVHWERRLDARLAAALLSIPSAKGVEIGDAFANARRRGTQAHDAITIAPDGSLQRPTNRAGGLEGGITNGQPVVVRVAFKPIATTLTPQPSADLHTGQPAETRYERSDFCHVPRAVPIVEAALAFVLADALLERLGGDTLDELQARFAALPHPHRDAFPLDGQPHTFWPPEP from the coding sequence ATGCTGACGCTGCTAACTGCCGGTGAATCGCACGGACCGGGGTATGTAGCCATTCTGGAAGGCTTACCCGCGGGGCTGCCGCTGCCCGCGGCGGTGATCGACCGCGAACTGGCGCGCCGCCAGCAAGGGTATGGCGCAGGGCCGCGCATGAAAATCGAGCGCGACCGGGTGCGCATTGTGGGCGGCGTGCTGGAAGGCCGCACCACCGGCGCGCCGCTGGGCCTGTGGCTGGAAAACCGCAACCACACCCAATGGGCTGGCAAGGCCGTGCCGCCGATGACCGTGCCGCGCCCCGGCCACGCCGACCTGACCGCGGCGTTGAAATACGGCTACGCCGACCTGCGCCCGGCGTTAGAGCGCGCCTCGGCGCGAGAAACCGTGGCCCGGGTGGCCGCGGGGGCGGTCTGCCGCCACCTGCTCGCGCAGTTTGGCATCCGCATCGGCGGCTATGTGCGCGCCATCGGCCAGGCCGAAGCAGACCTCGCCCCCGCCTTCCCGCTGGACGCCCGCGCCCAGGCTGCTGAAACCAACGACGTCCGCGCGCCCACACCCGAAGCCGCCAACGCTTTCCACGCCGAAATCCAGGCCGCCATCAAGGCCCGCGACACCGTGGGCGGCATCGTGGAAGCCTTCGCCCTGGGCGTGCCGCCCGGTCTGGGCACCCACGTGCATTGGGAACGCCGCCTCGACGCCCGCCTGGCCGCGGCGCTGCTCAGCATCCCTTCGGCGAAAGGCGTGGAAATTGGCGATGCCTTTGCCAATGCCCGCCGCCGCGGCACCCAGGCCCACGACGCCATCACCATCGCCCCCGACGGCAGCCTGCAACGCCCCACCAACCGCGCCGGCGGTCTGGAAGGCGGCATCACCAACGGCCAGCCCGTGGTGGTGCGCGTGGCTTTCAAGCCCATCGCCACCACCCTCACCCCCCAGCCCAGCGCCGATCTGCACACCGGCCAGCCTGCCGAAACCCGCTACGAGCGTTCCGACTTCTGCCATGTGCCGCGGGCTGTGCCCATTGTCGAAGCCGCGCTGGCCTTTGTGCTCGCCGACGCGCTACTGGAACGGCTGGGAGGCGACACCCTGGACGAACTCCAGGCCCGCTTTGCTGCCTTGCCCCACCCGCATCGTGACGCCTTCCCCCTCGACGGGCAGCCCCACACCTTCTGGCCGCCCGAACCGTAA
- the rny gene encoding ribonuclease Y — MHGLTVFITFLVVSLIALAAGFAVGYFWKARTDKKRLADVASEAERIVQQAKDEAREIVLRAKDDALATRQEVEEHLKQSRRELRREEERLQRRRQELDRRAESLERREQALNKRQSALDKRANEVERLYREQSERLQRIAQMTAEEARQQLLAEVEQEARADMARIIRQVETEAKEEGEKRARRLIALAIQRVASEHVSEITTSVVPLPSDDMKGRIIGRNGRNIRAFEQAAGVDVIVDDTPEAVTVSSFDPVRREIARRALAKLVLDGRIHPAHIEKVVAKEREEVERIIMEAGEEAAYEAGVAGLHPDVLKMLGRLKFRTSYGQNQLDHAVETAKLAAVIAAELGADVEVAKAGGLLHDIGKAMDHNLEGTHALIGAEFLKRYGVSPQVINAVAAHHHEVEQESVEAIIVEAADAISGARPGARRESLEDYLKRVRALEEIANAFKGVSESYALQAGREIRIIVRPEDIDDLEAARLARDIAKKVEENLHYPGQIKVTVIRETRAVDYAK; from the coding sequence ATGCATGGACTAACTGTTTTCATCACCTTCCTGGTTGTATCGCTAATAGCCCTGGCCGCGGGCTTTGCCGTGGGCTATTTCTGGAAAGCCCGCACCGACAAAAAACGCCTGGCCGATGTGGCTTCCGAGGCCGAGCGCATCGTGCAGCAGGCCAAAGACGAAGCTCGCGAAATCGTGCTGCGCGCCAAAGACGATGCCCTGGCAACCCGTCAGGAAGTCGAAGAGCACCTCAAACAATCGCGGCGCGAACTACGGCGCGAAGAAGAGCGCCTGCAACGCCGCCGCCAGGAACTCGACCGGCGCGCCGAAAGCCTGGAACGCCGTGAGCAAGCCCTCAACAAGCGCCAGAGCGCCCTCGACAAGCGCGCCAACGAAGTCGAGCGCCTCTACCGCGAACAATCGGAGCGCCTGCAGCGCATCGCCCAAATGACGGCCGAAGAAGCCCGCCAGCAACTGCTGGCCGAAGTCGAGCAAGAAGCCCGCGCCGACATGGCGCGCATCATCCGGCAGGTCGAAACCGAAGCCAAAGAAGAAGGCGAAAAACGCGCCCGCCGCCTGATTGCCCTGGCCATCCAGCGCGTGGCTTCCGAGCATGTTTCCGAAATCACCACCTCGGTGGTGCCGCTGCCTTCCGACGACATGAAAGGCCGCATCATTGGCCGCAACGGGCGCAACATCCGCGCCTTCGAGCAAGCCGCCGGGGTCGACGTGATCGTCGACGACACCCCCGAAGCCGTCACCGTCTCATCCTTCGACCCCGTGCGCCGGGAAATCGCCCGCCGCGCCTTAGCCAAACTGGTGCTCGATGGCCGCATTCACCCCGCGCACATTGAAAAAGTGGTCGCCAAAGAACGCGAAGAGGTCGAGCGCATCATCATGGAAGCCGGCGAAGAAGCCGCCTACGAAGCCGGGGTCGCGGGGCTGCACCCCGATGTCCTCAAAATGCTGGGGCGGCTCAAGTTCCGCACCTCTTACGGGCAAAACCAGTTGGATCACGCCGTCGAAACCGCCAAACTCGCTGCCGTGATCGCCGCCGAACTGGGTGCCGACGTCGAAGTCGCCAAAGCCGGCGGTCTGCTGCACGACATCGGCAAAGCCATGGACCACAACCTGGAAGGCACCCACGCCCTCATCGGCGCGGAATTCCTGAAACGCTACGGCGTTTCGCCCCAGGTCATCAACGCCGTCGCGGCGCACCACCACGAAGTCGAGCAGGAAAGCGTCGAAGCCATCATCGTGGAAGCCGCCGATGCCATCAGCGGCGCCCGCCCCGGCGCACGCCGCGAAAGCCTGGAAGACTACCTCAAGCGGGTCCGCGCCCTCGAGGAAATCGCCAACGCCTTCAAGGGCGTGAGCGAAAGTTACGCCCTGCAGGCCGGGCGCGAAATTCGCATCATCGTCCGCCCCGAAGACATCGACGACCTGGAAGCCGCCCGCCTGGCGCGCGACATCGCCAAAAAGGTCGAGGAAAACCTGCACTACCCCGGCCAGATCAAAGTCACCGTGATCCGCGAAACCCGCGCGGTGGACTACGCCAAATAG
- the recA gene encoding recombinase RecA: protein MSDGKQNALQQAVSEITKRYGEGAIMRLGEAHHLQVEAIPTGSLSLDIALGIGGIPRGRITEIYGPESSGKTTLCLHIVSEAQKLGGIAAFIDMEHALDPLYAEAIGVDVDNLLISQPDTGEQALEIVETLVRSGAVDVIVIDSVAALVPRAEIEGDMGDASMGMQARLMSQALRKLSGAIKQTNTAVIFTNQLRQKIGVMFGNPETTPGGLALKFYASVRMDIRRIQAIKAGTEIIGNRTRVKVVKNKVAPPFRQAEFDILYGEGISREGDILDLAVNLDILTKRGAYYSYGDMRLGQGREKVKHFLREHPDLMAELEDLIRDTLLGTEEEPAAEG from the coding sequence ATGAGCGACGGCAAACAAAACGCCTTGCAACAGGCGGTTTCTGAAATCACCAAACGTTACGGCGAAGGCGCCATCATGCGCCTGGGGGAAGCCCACCACCTGCAAGTGGAAGCCATCCCCACCGGCTCTCTTTCGCTTGACATCGCCCTGGGCATCGGCGGCATCCCCCGCGGGCGCATTACCGAGATCTATGGGCCGGAATCTTCCGGTAAAACCACCCTGTGCCTGCACATCGTTTCGGAAGCCCAAAAACTGGGCGGCATTGCGGCCTTCATCGACATGGAACACGCCCTCGACCCCCTTTACGCCGAAGCCATCGGGGTTGACGTAGACAACCTCCTCATCTCCCAACCCGACACGGGCGAACAAGCCCTGGAAATCGTCGAAACCTTAGTACGTTCCGGCGCGGTAGACGTCATCGTGATCGACTCGGTGGCCGCGTTGGTGCCGCGCGCGGAAATCGAAGGCGACATGGGCGATGCCTCGATGGGCATGCAAGCCCGTCTGATGTCGCAGGCGTTGCGCAAACTCTCGGGCGCCATCAAGCAAACCAACACTGCTGTCATCTTCACCAACCAGTTGCGCCAGAAAATCGGCGTGATGTTCGGCAACCCCGAAACCACACCCGGCGGTTTAGCCCTCAAATTCTACGCCTCGGTGCGAATGGATATCCGCCGCATCCAGGCCATCAAAGCCGGCACCGAAATCATCGGCAATCGGACGCGCGTCAAAGTGGTCAAAAACAAAGTGGCTCCGCCCTTCCGCCAGGCCGAGTTCGACATTCTCTACGGCGAGGGCATCTCGCGAGAAGGCGACATCCTCGACCTGGCTGTCAACTTAGACATTCTCACCAAGCGCGGGGCATACTACTCCTACGGCGACATGCGGCTGGGGCAGGGGCGAGAAAAAGTCAAGCATTTCTTGCGCGAACACCCCGACCTGATGGCCGAACTGGAAGACCTCATTCGCGACACCCTGCTCGGCACCGAAGAAGAACCCGCCGCCGAAGGCTGA
- the tusE gene encoding TusE/DsrC/DsvC family sulfur relay protein: MISFENLPFNDEGYLTDPAVWNEDIAKALAEKEGITLTEKHWDIIRFCRAKGLETGKAPTLRQISQGTGVSTKELFQLFPKGPAKKIAKIAGLGKPEGCV; encoded by the coding sequence ATGATTTCTTTCGAAAACCTCCCGTTCAACGACGAAGGCTACCTCACCGACCCCGCCGTGTGGAACGAAGACATCGCCAAAGCCCTGGCCGAAAAAGAAGGCATCACCCTCACCGAAAAGCACTGGGATATCATCCGCTTCTGCCGCGCCAAAGGGCTGGAAACCGGCAAAGCCCCCACCCTGCGCCAGATTTCCCAGGGCACGGGTGTGTCAACGAAGGAACTTTTCCAGCTGTTCCCCAAAGGCCCGGCCAAGAAAATCGCCAAAATTGCCGGCCTGGGTAAACCCGAAGGGTGCGTGTAA
- a CDS encoding DUF1641 domain-containing protein yields MTATAISQEQLSLLLERLDRIKAHLAEQRRRQEELDELKRDLIPIGNQMVKISIDELAEIGSDFSTEDLFFLLKRLLRDIHLLLKMLDQLESAMGLAEELNRLSKPMLTTVVQELDRLERAGFFTLLRAGWVAVQEVAGAFQPDDVDAFAQEAAALLTALKSQPEETPSLWHLARQMRDPQTRRGLARALGLLQALGSAKPVKTSPSSPPSQGA; encoded by the coding sequence ATGACTGCGACTGCCATCTCTCAAGAGCAACTCAGCCTGCTGCTGGAGCGCCTGGACCGCATCAAGGCGCATCTGGCCGAGCAGCGCCGCCGCCAGGAAGAGCTGGACGAACTCAAACGCGACCTGATTCCCATCGGCAACCAGATGGTCAAAATCAGCATCGACGAACTGGCTGAAATCGGCTCCGACTTCAGCACCGAAGACCTGTTCTTCCTGCTCAAGCGCCTGCTGCGCGACATCCACTTGCTGCTCAAAATGCTGGACCAACTGGAATCGGCGATGGGACTGGCCGAGGAACTCAACCGCCTCAGCAAACCCATGCTCACCACAGTGGTGCAGGAACTCGACCGCCTGGAACGGGCCGGTTTCTTCACCCTGCTGCGGGCCGGGTGGGTCGCGGTGCAAGAGGTCGCCGGGGCCTTCCAGCCCGACGATGTGGATGCCTTTGCCCAAGAGGCCGCGGCGCTGCTTACTGCGCTGAAATCCCAACCCGAAGAAACGCCTTCCCTCTGGCATCTTGCCCGCCAAATGCGCGACCCACAAACCCGCCGCGGTTTGGCTCGCGCCCTGGGGCTGCTGCAAGCCCTTGGCAGCGCCAAGCCCGTCAAAACTTCCCCCTCTTCTCCCCCCTCTCAAGGAGCGTAA
- a CDS encoding NAD(P)/FAD-dependent oxidoreductase, whose amino-acid sequence MKTLLILGAGTGGTMVANKMAQHLDPTEWRIIIVDREETHYYQPGFLFIPFGLYTPRDVVKPKRNFLPPQVEVVFSEIEVIEPEKSRVKLRKDNRTINYDYLVIATGSHIHPEETPGLVDGGGWFENIFPFYTLEGATKLARFLKFWKGGRLVLNVAEMPIKCPVAPLEFLFLADWFFHERGIRDKVEIVYATPLPGAFTKPRAAAILGNMLEEKGVLLEPDFNLMEVDAGKQVIRSYDEREIAYDLLVTIPTHMGSDAIARSNMGDELHFVPTDKHTLRSRDWENIFVIGDATNVPTSKAGSVAHFMLDVVIDNLLRSMEGLEPQPKFDGHANCFIESGFEKGVLIDFNYEVEPLPGKYPLPGFGPFSLLQQSYANHWGKMLFRWMYWNILLKGGDMPFESQMSMAGKWV is encoded by the coding sequence ATGAAAACCTTGCTCATTCTCGGCGCCGGTACCGGCGGCACCATGGTGGCCAACAAAATGGCGCAACATCTGGACCCGACGGAGTGGCGCATCATCATCGTTGATCGAGAGGAAACCCACTATTACCAGCCCGGTTTTCTCTTTATTCCCTTTGGGCTGTACACCCCCCGCGACGTCGTCAAGCCCAAACGCAACTTCCTGCCGCCGCAGGTCGAAGTGGTCTTTTCGGAAATCGAGGTCATCGAGCCGGAAAAGAGCCGGGTAAAACTGCGCAAAGACAACCGCACCATCAACTACGACTACCTGGTCATTGCCACCGGCAGCCACATCCACCCTGAGGAAACGCCCGGCCTGGTGGACGGCGGCGGATGGTTCGAGAACATTTTCCCCTTCTACACGCTGGAAGGCGCCACCAAACTGGCCCGCTTCCTCAAGTTCTGGAAAGGCGGGCGGCTGGTGCTGAACGTCGCCGAAATGCCCATCAAGTGCCCGGTCGCGCCGCTGGAATTCCTCTTCCTGGCCGACTGGTTCTTCCACGAGCGCGGCATTCGCGACAAGGTGGAAATCGTGTACGCCACCCCGTTGCCCGGCGCGTTCACCAAACCGCGTGCTGCTGCCATTTTGGGCAACATGCTGGAAGAAAAAGGCGTGCTGCTGGAGCCTGACTTCAACCTGATGGAAGTCGACGCCGGCAAGCAGGTCATCCGCTCCTACGACGAACGCGAAATCGCCTACGACCTGCTGGTGACCATCCCGACGCACATGGGCTCCGATGCCATTGCCCGCTCGAACATGGGCGACGAACTGCACTTCGTGCCCACCGACAAACATACCCTGCGCAGCCGCGACTGGGAAAACATCTTCGTCATCGGCGACGCGACCAACGTGCCCACATCCAAAGCGGGCTCAGTGGCCCACTTCATGCTGGACGTGGTCATCGACAACCTGCTCCGCAGCATGGAAGGCCTGGAACCGCAGCCCAAGTTCGACGGCCACGCCAACTGCTTCATCGAATCGGGCTTCGAAAAAGGCGTGCTCATCGACTTCAACTACGAAGTCGAACCGCTGCCCGGCAAATACCCCCTGCCCGGTTTTGGCCCCTTCTCATTGCTGCAACAATCTTACGCCAATCACTGGGGCAAAATGCTCTTCCGCTGGATGTATTGGAACATCTTGCTGAAAGGTGGCGACATGCCTTTCGAATCGCAGATGAGCATGGCCGGCAAGTGGGTATAG